The following proteins are encoded in a genomic region of Burkholderia cepacia:
- a CDS encoding c-type cytochrome produces the protein MKKRILLLAALVVIGALLAFYGPTLLGFYRLQNHIDTAAQADEADGGPWPRVTDACMNCHGVKGTSLSQAYPSLAGQPTQYVTGQLRAFASGQRANPTMGPLAMTMSETEIARLAEYYAKQAPEDNRYFKPDARLRTKGEQLVTGGACAACHGARLTGQAQFPRLAGQGYDYLLAQLDAFANGSRSEATGTMQRVARGMSVADRAAVATYLASASPRKQ, from the coding sequence ATGAAGAAACGCATACTGCTGCTCGCGGCGCTCGTGGTGATCGGTGCGCTGCTGGCGTTCTATGGGCCGACGCTGCTCGGCTTTTACCGACTGCAGAACCATATCGATACGGCGGCACAAGCCGACGAGGCCGACGGCGGCCCGTGGCCGCGTGTGACCGACGCGTGCATGAACTGCCACGGCGTGAAGGGTACGTCACTCAGCCAGGCGTATCCGAGCCTCGCCGGCCAGCCGACCCAATACGTCACCGGACAGCTTCGCGCTTTCGCGAGCGGGCAACGCGCGAACCCGACGATGGGTCCGCTTGCGATGACGATGAGCGAAACCGAGATCGCTCGTCTGGCCGAATACTATGCGAAGCAGGCGCCGGAGGATAACCGCTATTTCAAACCGGACGCGCGGCTGCGCACGAAAGGCGAGCAGCTGGTGACGGGCGGCGCGTGTGCTGCCTGCCACGGCGCGCGGCTGACGGGGCAGGCACAGTTTCCGCGTCTCGCCGGGCAGGGCTATGACTACCTGCTCGCGCAGCTCGACGCGTTCGCGAACGGCTCGCGCAGCGAGGCGACGGGCACGATGCAGCGCGTTGCGAGAGGGATGTCGGTGGCCGATCGTGCGGCGGTCGCGACGTATCTCGCGAGCGCCAGCCCACGCAAACAGTGA
- a CDS encoding TetR/AcrR family transcriptional regulator, protein MDVPRLTRVQRRSVTRERLIGAARVIFAEKGYVAASVEDIAVAAGHTRGAFYSNFRSKTDMLFELLRRDHDEAAAALQRIANTHDSADGAQHAMLAYWRRCTARHAPRLMWLEAQLQAARDPQFRARFGAFLRDRQALAVACIDAYAVRAGVSLPLPAQVLALGLTALCDGVQSCSAVDAWGTDDALADAVLVGFLTHTVFGCVSR, encoded by the coding sequence ATGGACGTACCTCGGCTGACCCGTGTGCAGCGACGGAGCGTGACGCGCGAACGCCTGATCGGTGCCGCACGCGTGATCTTCGCGGAGAAGGGGTATGTGGCCGCGAGCGTTGAAGACATTGCGGTGGCGGCCGGGCATACACGCGGCGCGTTCTACTCGAACTTCCGCAGCAAGACGGACATGCTGTTCGAACTGCTGCGGCGCGATCACGACGAGGCTGCGGCTGCGTTGCAGCGGATTGCCAATACGCATGACTCGGCCGACGGTGCGCAGCACGCGATGCTCGCGTACTGGCGGCGGTGTACCGCGCGGCATGCGCCGCGCCTGATGTGGCTCGAAGCACAACTTCAGGCGGCGCGCGACCCGCAGTTCCGTGCGAGGTTTGGCGCGTTCCTGCGCGACCGGCAGGCGCTGGCGGTCGCCTGCATCGACGCTTACGCGGTGCGCGCCGGCGTGTCGCTGCCGTTGCCTGCACAGGTGCTGGCGCTCGGCCTGACCGCGTTGTGCGACGGCGTGCAGTCATGCAGTGCGGTCGATGCGTGGGGCACCGACGACGCGCTGGCCGACGCGGTGCTGGTCGGCTTCCTGACGCACACGGTGTTCGGCTGCGTGAGCAGGTGA
- a CDS encoding phytanoyl-CoA dioxygenase family protein, with product MDAVTRKAFFENGAVLIEGVLNEEQLAQCRAAFDWGMENPGPMASTLLDGTEYKSHNDNANPYAKARLDELVGTLPFGQLFADLWGSKHVWYFAEELFMKGGGKSARSPWHQDTSYLPWQGMHFGNAWISFEGVPKRNALEIVRGSHRGVRHDGTTFQNAEDPTDPLHGGDVWPRLPNIEAERRATPDAYDILSWETKPGDVLLLHPGVLHGGGAVDAAFPDRHTLVLRFFGDDAVFSPLPDESRSGFTPAGVLFVEELAGLKAGDPFRAPCFRQLV from the coding sequence ATGGATGCAGTGACGCGGAAGGCCTTCTTTGAGAATGGGGCCGTACTTATCGAAGGGGTGCTCAACGAAGAACAACTCGCGCAATGCCGTGCAGCGTTCGACTGGGGGATGGAGAACCCAGGCCCGATGGCGTCGACACTGCTCGACGGCACTGAGTACAAGTCGCACAACGACAACGCGAATCCGTATGCGAAGGCACGGCTCGACGAACTCGTCGGCACGCTCCCGTTCGGGCAGTTGTTCGCCGATCTTTGGGGCTCGAAGCACGTGTGGTACTTCGCGGAAGAGCTGTTCATGAAGGGCGGCGGCAAGAGCGCGCGTTCGCCGTGGCACCAGGACACGTCGTACCTGCCGTGGCAAGGGATGCACTTCGGCAATGCGTGGATCAGCTTCGAGGGCGTGCCGAAGCGCAATGCGCTGGAGATCGTGCGCGGCTCGCATCGCGGCGTACGCCACGACGGCACCACGTTCCAGAACGCCGAGGATCCGACCGACCCGTTGCACGGCGGCGACGTGTGGCCGCGCCTGCCGAACATCGAAGCCGAGCGCCGCGCGACGCCGGATGCGTACGACATCCTGTCCTGGGAAACCAAGCCGGGCGACGTGCTGCTGCTCCATCCGGGCGTGCTGCACGGTGGCGGCGCGGTCGATGCGGCGTTCCCCGATCGCCATACGCTCGTGCTGCGCTTCTTCGGCGACGACGCAGTGTTCAGTCCGCTGCCCGACGAAAGCCGCTCGGGCTTCACGCCGGCCGGCGTGCTGTTCGTCGAGGAACTCGCCGGGCTGAAGGCTGGCGATCCGTTCCGCGCGCCGTGTTTCCGTCAACTAGTCTGA
- a CDS encoding RidA family protein, whose translation MTATPKRQSIVPSAFQPWYEAYHFSPATRVGDLIWVSGQVGLDAQMKPADGVQAQARIAFECLKMILEEAGASLADVVELTTFHTDLQSETEGFAAVKDAYFPNRYPSWTAVGVTQLALPGLCVEIRAVAVAGSGKD comes from the coding sequence ATGACAGCAACCCCGAAGCGGCAATCGATTGTTCCGTCCGCGTTCCAGCCCTGGTACGAAGCGTACCACTTCTCGCCGGCGACACGCGTGGGCGACCTGATCTGGGTCTCGGGCCAGGTCGGCCTCGACGCGCAGATGAAGCCGGCCGACGGCGTACAGGCGCAGGCACGGATCGCGTTCGAGTGCCTGAAGATGATCCTCGAGGAGGCCGGTGCGAGTCTCGCCGACGTCGTCGAGCTCACGACCTTCCACACGGATCTGCAGAGCGAGACCGAGGGTTTCGCGGCAGTCAAGGACGCGTATTTCCCGAACCGCTATCCATCGTGGACCGCGGTCGGCGTCACGCAGCTGGCGTTGCCGGGACTGTGCGTCGAGATTCGCGCGGTGGCGGTAGCAGGTTCGGGCAAGGACTGA
- a CDS encoding DUF1329 domain-containing protein: MKKHRFWAVSAIAAAACVAIGTAVAADDLTPAGADRAASKDGTVPAYAGKQPPDAGWEWGKVRGDFWKHRNEKPLYSIDAANVDKYADKLSPGQVALIKQKKGYRMDVYPSHRECQLPDVAEQNSKANLTAAKLDSTGENLASAVLPGVPFPQPKNGVEAILNYEMRYRGVGVDWAQVATAISPRPGSSEWIDAVGPQTLYFPSAKLGKSSPQDVDQLSMAVYFQMNSPAALAGQAFVQRQYFNKDSETYYYFPGQRRVRRMPAYTHDAPLIGFENQYLIDEGNMFNGSLDRFNWKLVGKKEMIVPYNAFGMYKFKSKLHDVATPDGLAAANRRYETHRVWVVEATLKPSARHVASKKVFYLDEDSWLALVGEDYDAQGKLWKVRESYPIPVWEIGGTCDNEPLAQYDMINGRYVFDASSIGQGKDIRWLEQPDDPRFKSDFYSAESLRSVSER; the protein is encoded by the coding sequence ATGAAGAAGCATCGTTTCTGGGCTGTGTCCGCGATCGCGGCAGCAGCATGTGTCGCGATCGGCACCGCCGTCGCGGCGGACGACCTGACGCCGGCCGGCGCCGACCGTGCCGCGAGCAAGGACGGCACGGTGCCGGCCTATGCGGGCAAGCAGCCGCCCGATGCAGGTTGGGAGTGGGGCAAGGTGCGCGGCGATTTCTGGAAGCATCGCAACGAGAAGCCGCTTTATTCGATCGATGCGGCCAACGTTGACAAGTACGCGGACAAGCTGTCGCCTGGCCAGGTCGCACTGATCAAGCAGAAGAAGGGCTACAGGATGGATGTCTATCCGTCCCATCGCGAATGCCAGTTGCCGGACGTCGCCGAGCAGAACTCGAAGGCGAACCTCACCGCCGCCAAGCTGGATTCGACCGGCGAGAACCTCGCATCGGCCGTGTTGCCGGGCGTGCCGTTCCCGCAACCGAAGAACGGCGTCGAAGCGATCCTGAACTACGAGATGCGCTATCGCGGCGTAGGTGTCGACTGGGCGCAGGTCGCCACGGCCATTTCGCCGCGGCCGGGCAGCAGCGAATGGATCGATGCCGTCGGACCGCAGACCCTTTACTTCCCGTCCGCGAAACTCGGCAAGAGCTCACCGCAGGACGTCGACCAACTGAGCATGGCCGTCTACTTCCAGATGAACTCGCCCGCCGCGCTGGCCGGGCAGGCTTTCGTCCAGCGGCAGTACTTCAACAAGGATTCGGAAACCTACTACTACTTCCCGGGCCAGCGGCGCGTGCGACGCATGCCGGCTTATACGCACGATGCGCCGTTGATCGGGTTCGAGAACCAGTACCTGATCGACGAGGGGAACATGTTCAACGGCTCGCTCGACCGATTCAACTGGAAGCTGGTCGGCAAGAAGGAAATGATCGTTCCGTACAACGCGTTCGGCATGTACAAGTTCAAGAGCAAGCTGCACGATGTCGCGACACCCGACGGCCTTGCTGCCGCGAACCGTCGCTACGAGACGCACCGCGTGTGGGTCGTCGAGGCGACCCTCAAGCCGAGCGCACGTCATGTCGCGTCGAAGAAGGTGTTCTATCTCGATGAGGACAGCTGGCTCGCGCTCGTCGGCGAGGACTACGACGCGCAGGGCAAGTTGTGGAAGGTACGGGAAAGCTACCCGATTCCCGTGTGGGAAATCGGCGGCACCTGCGACAACGAGCCGCTCGCGCAGTACGACATGATCAACGGCCGCTACGTGTTCGACGCGTCGTCCATCGGTCAGGGCAAGGATATCCGCTGGCTCGAGCAGCCGGACGACCCGCGCTTCAAGTCCGATTTCTACTCGGCGGAATCGCTGCGCTCCGTAAGCGAGCGTTGA
- a CDS encoding DUF1302 domain-containing protein has translation MEPERIIRNATVWIAVAGTGAAASSAYGYDFTMGNGDLQGSWVTNLTAGAGIRTKNPSCSLTGDPNAFGCGAAANTNQWGYADNGDLNYRKGQPFSTYISATSELLLKMPSEGLKFMVRGTGMYDFLAGNTNRTPLSSTAAAQVVYNAQLLDLWAQKDFTIGGRNAHVRLGNQVINWGESMFAQSGINATNSIDVQKLLIPGSQLKQALLPAPMVSFASDLSHGFSTEAYYQFQWNGNRYPPVGSYWSVTNGFGRGAEPFTINTNNLNVTGPSAGTIANAIGGPGAAGNQDTLNAIKNGLVNGTYAGPPFNDIGLPSTTNLPAKYRPQFGVKFNYSPRSFDANFAFYYLNYTDKSPVLASLANGTEQWSYLGRRQLFGVSANFGLGPWAIGTELSYRPRDAVALSSCYGAGGPLDLNTNGVAGTDCQQWVDKKKFQYDINGLLALTRSEYPFLKLLGADSAALTWELTWIYYPGLGSNVTRTIDGQTVTQVPQTGYLPWLNNGSAAGYPIGMGQGTSSSVGATIDFNWTYDGSLIPGWQVTPGVTFSDGLYGYTPTFTANYMQGAKSVNVYVLFNQNPPNWQAGINFTAFWGGHNTVGQPYADRNFVGLFVTRNF, from the coding sequence ATGGAACCGGAACGGATAATCAGGAATGCTACGGTATGGATCGCGGTCGCGGGTACGGGTGCTGCGGCGTCTAGCGCCTACGGCTACGATTTCACGATGGGCAATGGTGACCTGCAGGGCTCGTGGGTGACGAACTTGACGGCCGGCGCCGGTATCCGGACCAAGAACCCGAGCTGTTCGCTCACCGGCGATCCGAATGCATTTGGCTGCGGCGCGGCGGCGAACACCAATCAATGGGGCTACGCGGACAACGGCGACCTGAACTACCGGAAAGGCCAGCCGTTCAGCACGTACATCAGCGCGACCAGCGAGCTGCTGCTGAAGATGCCGAGTGAAGGGCTGAAGTTCATGGTGCGCGGCACTGGCATGTACGACTTCCTTGCCGGCAATACGAACCGCACACCGTTGTCTAGCACGGCCGCTGCGCAGGTGGTGTACAACGCCCAACTGCTTGACCTGTGGGCGCAGAAGGATTTCACGATCGGCGGGCGCAACGCGCACGTGCGGCTCGGCAACCAGGTGATCAACTGGGGCGAGAGCATGTTCGCGCAAAGCGGGATCAACGCGACGAACTCGATCGACGTGCAGAAGCTGCTGATTCCCGGCTCGCAGCTCAAGCAGGCGCTGCTGCCCGCGCCGATGGTGAGCTTCGCTTCAGACCTGTCGCACGGGTTCAGCACCGAGGCCTATTACCAGTTCCAGTGGAACGGCAACCGCTACCCGCCGGTCGGGTCGTACTGGTCGGTGACGAACGGCTTCGGTCGCGGCGCGGAACCGTTCACGATCAACACGAACAACCTGAACGTGACCGGCCCGAGCGCGGGCACGATCGCCAACGCAATCGGCGGACCGGGCGCGGCCGGCAACCAGGACACGCTCAACGCGATCAAGAACGGGCTCGTGAACGGCACGTATGCCGGGCCGCCGTTCAACGACATCGGCCTGCCGAGCACGACGAACCTGCCGGCGAAATACCGGCCGCAGTTCGGCGTGAAGTTCAACTACTCGCCGCGCTCGTTCGACGCGAACTTCGCGTTCTACTACCTGAACTACACCGACAAGTCGCCGGTGCTCGCGTCGCTCGCGAACGGGACCGAGCAATGGTCGTATCTCGGCCGGCGGCAACTGTTCGGCGTCAGCGCGAACTTCGGGCTCGGACCCTGGGCGATCGGCACCGAGCTGTCGTACCGGCCGCGCGACGCGGTCGCGCTGTCGAGCTGCTACGGCGCAGGCGGCCCGCTCGACCTGAACACGAACGGCGTGGCCGGCACCGACTGTCAGCAATGGGTCGACAAGAAAAAATTCCAGTACGACATCAACGGGCTGCTGGCGCTGACGCGCAGCGAGTATCCGTTCCTGAAGCTGCTCGGCGCCGATTCGGCTGCGCTGACCTGGGAACTGACCTGGATCTACTACCCGGGCCTCGGCTCGAACGTGACGCGCACGATCGACGGGCAGACCGTCACGCAGGTGCCGCAGACCGGCTACCTGCCGTGGCTGAACAACGGGTCGGCGGCAGGTTACCCGATCGGGATGGGGCAGGGTACGTCGAGTTCGGTCGGCGCGACGATCGATTTCAACTGGACCTATGACGGCTCGTTGATTCCCGGCTGGCAGGTCACGCCCGGCGTGACGTTCTCCGACGGCCTGTACGGCTATACGCCGACGTTCACCGCGAATTACATGCAGGGTGCGAAGTCCGTGAACGTCTACGTGCTGTTCAACCAGAACCCGCCGAACTGGCAGGCCGGCATCAACTTCACTGCGTTCTGGGGCGGCCACAACACGGTGGGCCAGCCGTACGCGGACCGGAATTTCGTCGGGTTGTTCGTCACGCGGAATTTCTGA
- a CDS encoding efflux RND transporter permease subunit, with product MLNRLVSRLERLFFGHRALVLVAIALFTVAMAVFAVQLRMDAGFEKQMPIGHEYIRTFQQYRNDLLGANRITVVVRAKQGSIWTPAGLTRLYKVTQAVTYLPNVDRIGVRSLWTPNAFVNEVTNEGFRAEPIIPGTITPDQLTPEGVAKIRRATTLGGYVGTLVSHGEDSAMITAELNERDSAGKVLDYVAFNRLLEQKIRQPFEDAGYEIQIIGFAKQIGDIADGATAVLGFCAVALLLTTLAVYWYCHSVRFTVLLIACSLTSLVWQFGTLKLLGFGLDPLAVLVPFLVFAIGVSHGVQQVNFIVREIAHGQSSFDAARHSFSGLLIPGVLALITAFVSFITLLLIPIPMVRELAITASLGVAYKIVTNLILLPVAASCFNFTKTYADNSLKRAQQRAKPLRVLARVAEPKYAGIAVVLTVAIFALAAWQSRDRVIGTLQPGAPELRADARFNRDATAIAGNYDMGLDWLTVAIESNGKACDNPAVGLYEDDFSAAMRTEPGVVSVQSYSAMLRAYNQGYNEDYPKMNVVPIDPENYGAVSVDVSRVKGYMNRDCGMTAVHLFLTDHKATTINRILDDVKQYRASHPFPGITVRLAAGNAGVLAATNDEVEKSELPMMLYVYAAILILVFLAYRDWRAMLACCLPLSVATFIGYWFMKELQIGLTVATLPVMVLAVGIGVDYAFYIYNRLQVHLAGGQDIVKAVQHAMLEVGVATIFTAITLAIGVATWSFSALKFQADMGKLLAFMFIVNLVMAMTALPALASLLERCFPRRKPARAPGLFSH from the coding sequence GTGCTCAATCGTCTGGTCAGTCGCCTGGAAAGGCTTTTCTTCGGTCATCGCGCGCTCGTGCTCGTGGCGATCGCGTTGTTCACTGTTGCGATGGCTGTGTTCGCCGTGCAACTGCGCATGGATGCCGGTTTCGAAAAGCAGATGCCGATCGGGCACGAGTACATCCGCACGTTCCAGCAATACCGGAACGACCTGCTCGGTGCGAACCGGATCACGGTGGTGGTGCGGGCAAAGCAGGGCTCGATCTGGACGCCGGCAGGACTGACGCGGCTGTACAAGGTCACGCAGGCGGTCACCTACCTGCCGAACGTCGACCGGATCGGCGTGCGGTCGCTGTGGACGCCGAATGCGTTCGTCAACGAGGTGACCAACGAAGGCTTTCGTGCGGAGCCGATCATTCCCGGCACGATCACGCCGGACCAGCTGACCCCGGAAGGCGTCGCGAAGATCCGCCGCGCGACGACGCTCGGGGGTTATGTCGGCACGCTCGTGTCGCATGGCGAGGACAGCGCGATGATCACCGCCGAGCTGAATGAGCGCGACAGCGCCGGCAAGGTGCTCGACTACGTCGCCTTCAACCGTTTGCTCGAACAGAAGATCCGCCAGCCGTTCGAGGATGCCGGCTACGAGATCCAGATCATCGGCTTCGCCAAGCAGATTGGCGATATCGCGGACGGCGCGACGGCCGTGCTCGGCTTCTGCGCGGTCGCGTTGCTGCTGACCACGCTCGCGGTGTACTGGTACTGCCATTCGGTGCGCTTCACGGTGTTGCTGATCGCGTGCTCGCTGACGTCGCTCGTGTGGCAGTTCGGCACGCTGAAGCTGCTCGGCTTCGGCCTCGATCCGCTCGCGGTGCTGGTGCCGTTCCTCGTGTTCGCGATCGGGGTATCGCACGGCGTGCAGCAGGTGAACTTCATCGTCCGCGAGATCGCACACGGGCAGAGTTCGTTCGATGCGGCGCGACACAGCTTCAGCGGCCTGCTGATTCCCGGCGTGCTCGCGCTGATTACCGCGTTCGTGTCGTTCATCACGCTGCTGCTGATTCCGATTCCGATGGTGCGCGAGCTGGCGATCACCGCGTCGCTTGGCGTCGCGTACAAGATCGTCACGAACCTGATCCTGCTGCCGGTGGCCGCGTCCTGCTTCAACTTCACGAAAACCTATGCGGACAACTCGCTGAAGCGTGCGCAGCAACGCGCGAAGCCGCTGCGCGTGCTGGCACGGGTGGCCGAGCCGAAGTACGCGGGCATCGCCGTCGTGCTGACGGTGGCGATCTTCGCGCTGGCTGCCTGGCAAAGCCGCGACCGCGTGATCGGCACACTGCAGCCGGGCGCGCCCGAGTTGCGCGCGGACGCACGCTTCAACCGCGACGCCACGGCGATCGCCGGCAACTACGACATGGGCCTCGACTGGCTGACGGTGGCGATCGAATCGAACGGCAAGGCCTGCGACAACCCGGCGGTCGGCCTGTACGAAGACGACTTCTCCGCCGCGATGCGGACCGAACCCGGCGTCGTCTCGGTGCAGTCGTACTCGGCGATGCTGCGCGCGTACAACCAGGGCTACAACGAGGACTACCCGAAGATGAACGTCGTGCCGATCGATCCCGAGAACTATGGGGCGGTGTCGGTGGACGTGTCGCGCGTGAAGGGCTACATGAACCGCGACTGCGGGATGACGGCCGTCCATCTGTTCCTGACCGACCACAAGGCCACGACGATCAACCGCATCCTCGACGACGTGAAGCAGTATCGCGCGTCGCATCCGTTCCCGGGCATCACGGTGCGCCTTGCGGCGGGCAATGCGGGTGTGCTGGCGGCGACCAACGACGAGGTTGAAAAGAGCGAACTGCCGATGATGCTCTACGTCTATGCGGCGATCCTGATCCTCGTATTCCTGGCCTACCGCGACTGGCGCGCGATGCTCGCCTGCTGTCTGCCGCTGTCGGTCGCGACCTTCATCGGCTACTGGTTCATGAAAGAGCTGCAGATCGGGCTGACGGTCGCGACGTTGCCGGTGATGGTGCTGGCCGTCGGTATCGGCGTCGATTACGCGTTCTACATCTACAACCGGCTGCAGGTGCATCTCGCGGGCGGGCAGGACATCGTGAAGGCGGTGCAGCACGCGATGCTCGAAGTGGGCGTCGCGACGATCTTCACTGCGATCACGCTGGCGATCGGCGTCGCGACGTGGAGCTTCTCGGCGCTCAAGTTCCAGGCCGACATGGGCAAGCTGCTCGCATTCATGTTCATCGTGAACCTGGTGATGGCGATGACCGCATTGCCCGCGCTTGCTTCGCTGCTCGAGCGCTGCTTCCCGCGCCGCAAGCCTGCCCGTGCGCCGGGCCTGTTCAGCCATTGA
- a CDS encoding WD40/YVTN/BNR-like repeat-containing protein — protein sequence MIKTLVACAALCAVAAAFAQPQDGTVAAWAAKPAHAWTAPTHMMLTDAARAGSRIVAVGEHGIVLLSDDDGKSWRQARRVPVSATLSAVSFADAKHGWAVGQWGAILATDDGGDTWVTQRLDTSVDQPLFSVLFTNAQDGIAVGLWSLLLQTHDGGKTWARTTLPKPPGGGKADRNLYHVFADATHALYIVSEQGMVLKSSDGGANWAYLPTGGKGTLWTGVVMPDGRIVVGGLLGSLFESRDGGATWAALNVGTHSSITDLVATGGGLVGVGLDGLTFAQRVAGGPFDVAQRADRATLTAALIDTRGKQVLFSQDGVLAAP from the coding sequence ATGATCAAGACGCTAGTTGCCTGTGCCGCGCTCTGCGCCGTCGCCGCTGCCTTCGCGCAACCGCAGGACGGAACCGTCGCGGCCTGGGCCGCAAAGCCCGCGCATGCGTGGACCGCACCGACGCACATGATGCTGACCGACGCAGCGCGCGCCGGATCGCGGATCGTCGCGGTCGGCGAGCACGGCATCGTGCTGTTGTCGGACGATGACGGCAAATCCTGGCGGCAGGCGCGGCGCGTGCCGGTGTCGGCGACGCTGTCGGCGGTGTCGTTCGCCGATGCGAAGCACGGCTGGGCCGTCGGCCAGTGGGGCGCGATTCTGGCGACCGACGACGGCGGCGACACGTGGGTCACGCAGCGGCTCGACACGTCGGTCGACCAGCCGCTGTTCTCGGTGCTGTTCACGAACGCGCAGGACGGCATCGCGGTCGGGCTGTGGTCGCTGCTGCTGCAGACGCATGACGGCGGCAAGACGTGGGCGCGTACGACGCTGCCGAAGCCGCCCGGCGGCGGCAAGGCCGACCGCAACCTGTATCACGTGTTCGCCGACGCCACGCACGCGCTCTACATCGTGTCCGAGCAAGGGATGGTGCTCAAGTCGTCCGACGGCGGCGCGAACTGGGCCTATCTGCCGACCGGCGGCAAAGGCACGTTGTGGACGGGCGTCGTGATGCCCGACGGCAGGATCGTGGTGGGTGGGCTGCTCGGCAGCCTGTTTGAAAGCCGCGACGGCGGCGCGACGTGGGCCGCGCTGAACGTCGGCACGCATAGCTCGATCACCGATCTCGTCGCGACGGGTGGCGGTCTGGTCGGTGTCGGCCTCGATGGGCTGACGTTCGCGCAGCGCGTCGCGGGCGGCCCGTTCGACGTCGCGCAGCGCGCCGATCGCGCGACCCTCACTGCCGCGCTGATCGATACGCGCGGCAAGCAGGTGCTGTTTTCGCAGGACGGCGTGCTGGCTGCACCGTGA
- a CDS encoding flavin monoamine oxidase family protein, giving the protein MNRKYKPDVKTRRQILRLAAVGAASLAAGDVSFAEGAVTASADRGVFDVVIIGAGLAGLTAARDLKRAGCESFVVLEARDRVGGRTFNHDLGHGVVSEAGGQWIGPGQTAIADLARELGVDTFPTYYAGKTVVLAGDARVAQDFHGGSGGDDAIGAKLGALARGVPSREPWTAQHAAELDKLTYGDWLLKQGVTYEDGYFLGLAAKLSLGGAPAQLGLLHYLSVINSADSDYAKLESIKGGAQETRFVGGSQVLSLRMAKELGEKVQLSCPVRKISGWDRDLVDVQTDRGVIRARRVIVALNPALCNQIVFDPPLPEGRAQLQRNWPANAPMRKTVHVYERPFWRDDGYNGQIFEVGGPVFMAYDNSPPDGSVGVLAAFVAPGALPAESKAAEQMLSAIFARALGDKALHPTQFHDYDWGRVDPWTLQCIHPLPPGFWTKWGKYLRPEAGRLIWSGTETADVWPGAMDGAVRSGHRAALQALGKLAGRGGEV; this is encoded by the coding sequence ATGAATCGCAAGTACAAGCCGGACGTAAAGACCCGGCGTCAGATACTGCGCCTCGCGGCAGTGGGCGCCGCGTCGCTCGCGGCCGGCGACGTGTCGTTCGCGGAAGGCGCTGTTACGGCCTCCGCCGATCGGGGCGTGTTCGATGTCGTCATCATCGGTGCCGGGCTTGCCGGGTTGACCGCCGCGCGCGACCTGAAGCGTGCCGGATGCGAGTCGTTCGTCGTGCTCGAGGCGCGCGATCGCGTCGGCGGCCGGACCTTCAACCACGACCTCGGGCATGGCGTCGTGTCGGAAGCCGGCGGTCAGTGGATCGGCCCCGGGCAGACGGCGATCGCCGATCTTGCGCGCGAGCTCGGCGTCGATACGTTCCCGACTTATTACGCGGGCAAGACGGTCGTGCTGGCCGGCGACGCGCGCGTCGCCCAGGATTTTCACGGCGGCTCGGGCGGCGACGACGCGATCGGCGCGAAGCTCGGCGCGCTCGCGCGCGGCGTGCCGTCCCGCGAACCGTGGACCGCGCAGCACGCGGCGGAACTCGACAAACTGACCTACGGCGACTGGCTGCTCAAGCAGGGCGTGACCTACGAGGACGGCTACTTCCTCGGCCTCGCGGCGAAGCTGTCGCTCGGAGGGGCACCGGCGCAACTTGGGCTGCTGCACTACCTGTCGGTGATCAACAGCGCCGACAGCGACTACGCGAAGCTCGAATCGATCAAGGGCGGCGCACAGGAAACGCGTTTCGTCGGCGGCTCGCAGGTGTTGAGCCTCCGGATGGCGAAAGAGCTCGGCGAGAAGGTGCAACTGTCCTGCCCGGTGCGCAAGATTTCGGGCTGGGATCGCGACCTGGTCGACGTGCAGACCGATCGCGGCGTGATCCGCGCGCGGCGCGTGATCGTCGCGCTCAATCCGGCGCTGTGCAACCAGATCGTGTTCGATCCGCCGCTGCCGGAAGGCCGCGCGCAACTGCAGCGGAACTGGCCGGCCAACGCGCCGATGCGCAAGACGGTGCATGTGTACGAGCGGCCGTTCTGGCGCGACGATGGCTACAACGGGCAGATCTTCGAGGTCGGCGGCCCGGTCTTCATGGCGTACGACAACTCGCCGCCGGACGGTTCGGTCGGCGTGCTCGCCGCGTTCGTCGCGCCGGGCGCGTTGCCGGCCGAGTCGAAGGCCGCCGAACAGATGCTGTCGGCCATCTTCGCACGCGCGCTCGGCGACAAGGCGCTGCACCCGACGCAGTTTCACGACTACGACTGGGGCCGCGTCGATCCGTGGACGCTGCAGTGCATTCACCCGCTGCCGCCTGGCTTCTGGACGAAGTGGGGCAAGTATCTGCGCCCGGAGGCGGGCCGGTTGATCTGGTCGGGCACCGAGACGGCCGATGTCTGGCCTGGTGCGATGGACGGCGCCGTGCGCTCGGGGCATCGCGCGGCGCTGCAAGCGCTCGGCAAGCTGGCCGGCCGCGGCGGGGAGGTCTGA